Proteins encoded together in one Amblyomma americanum isolate KBUSLIRL-KWMA chromosome 1, ASM5285725v1, whole genome shotgun sequence window:
- the LOC144115876 gene encoding uncharacterized protein LOC144115876 — MWSNLQPFVHFMKKWLRQEACWLFVLTGLQQWNSLRVLSYRNHITKEESGNWKALSLRFQPGRNPKRCSSSQEGQHNGLVKRSSGATQLRGQLLRRVTLEDKEEAVQKALTQVNVNALTGIVATHSWIQAAIKTVKDISLSRKRCTL; from the exons ATGTGGAGCAATCTCCAGCCCTTCGTGCACTTCATGAAAAAGTGGCTGCGCCAGGAAGCATGCTGGCTTTTTGTCTTGACTGGACTTCAACAATGGAATTCGCTGCGTGTTTTGTCTTACCGGAACCACATTACAAAAGAAGAAAGCGGGAACTGGAAGGCGTTGAGTCTTCGTTTTCAG CCTGGACGGAATCCCAAAAGATGCAGTAGTTCTCAAGAGGGCCAACACAACGGTCTGGTCAAAAGAAGCAGTGGCGCAACGCAGCTTCGTGGCCAACTGCTCAGGAGGGTGACATTGGAAGACAAGGAAGAGGCTGTCCAGAAGGCACTCACTCAAGTGAATGTGAATGCACTCACAG gcattgtggctacacacAGCTGGATTCAAGCTGCCATCAAGACAGTGAAAGATATTTCACTTTCTAGgaaaagatgcacgctatga